The sequence GCGTGAACCGTGTCTGGTGTCGTCCAATCAGAAGCAGCGTGTCAAGCTGCTGCGGCCCTGGGCTCTCATGGTGCCCCATccggttgacctttgacccccctgtccccccccaggTTCATCAGCTACCCCCGCACAGAGACCAACATCTTCCCCAAGGACCTGGCCCTCGGGCCCCTGGTGGAGCACCAGACCCAGAGCCCCTCCTGGGGGGCCTTCGCCCAGCGGGTCCTGGAGCAGCCCGGGGGCCCCAACCCCCGGCAGGGCAAGAAGACGGACCAGGcccacccccccatccaccccaccaaGTACGGCGCCAACCTGCAGGTAGCTTCACAGTAAGAGTCCTGTGGTGCCTCCCAGGCCGTCAGTGACTGCTCCTTTACAGTAAGAGTCCTGTGGTGCCTCACATGCCGTCAGTGACTGTGCTCCTTCACAATAAGAGTCCTGTGATGCCTCCCATGCCGTCAGTGACTGTGCTCCTTCACAATAAGAGTCCTGTGATGCCTCCCAGGCCGTCAGTGACTGCTCCTTCACAATAAGAGTCCTGTGATGCCTCCCAGGCCGTCAGTGACTGCTCCTTCACAATAAGAGTCCTGTGATGCCTCCCAGGCCGTCAGTGACTGCTCCTTCACAATAAGAGTCCTGTGATGCCTCCCAGGCCGTCAGTGACTGCTCCTTCACAATAAGAGTCCTGTGATGCCTCCCATGCCGTCAGTGACTGCTCCTTCACAATAAGAGTCCTGTGGTGCCTCCCAGGCCGTCAGTGACTGACACTGGCTGTGCTTCTCCCCCCGGCCTGCAGGGGAACGAGGGGCGGGTCTACGAGTTCATCGTGCGCCACTTCCTGGCCTGCGTCTCCCAGGATGCCGTGGGGCAGGAGACGGTGGTGGACATCGACATCGCCCACGAGAGGTTCTCCGCCTCGGGGCTGATGATCATCGCCAGGAACTACCTGGACGTGTACCCCTACGACAGGTGGAGCACCAAGGTGGGTGGAGCaccaaggtgggcggggcaccgAGGTGGGCGGAGCACCGAGGTGGGTGGGGCACCAAGGTGGGCGGAGCACCAAGGTGGGTGGAGCACCAAGGTGGGTGGAGCACCAAGGTGGGTGGGGCACCAAGGTGGGTGGGGCaccaaggtgggcggggcaccaaggtgagcggggcaccaaggtgggcggggcaccaaGGTGAGTGAAGCACCAAGGTGGGTGGGGCACCAAGGTGAGTGAAGCACCAAGGTGGGTGAAGCACCAAGGTGAGCGGGGCACCAAGGTGGGTGGAGCaccaaggtgggcggggcaccaaGGTGGGTGAAGCACCAAGGTGAGCGGGGCACCAAGGTGGGTGGAGCACCAAGGTGGGCGGAGCACCAAGGTGAGCGGGGCACCAAGGTGAGCGGGGCaccaaggtgggcggggcaccaaggtgggcggggcaccaaggtgagcggggcaccaaggtgggtggagcaccaaggtgggcggggcaccaaGGTGGGTGAAGCACCAAGGTGGGTGAAGCaccaaggtgggcggggcaccaaGGTGGGTGGGGCACCAAGGTGGGTGAAGCaccaaggtgggcggggcaccaaggtgggcggggcaccaaGGTGGGTGGGGCACCAAGGTGGGTGAAGCACCAAGGTGAGCGGGGCaccaaggtgggcggggcaccaaggtgggcggggcaccaaggtgggcggggcaccaaggtgggcggagcaccaaggtgggcggggcaccaaggtgggcggggcaccaaggtgggcggggcaccaaggtgggcggggcaccaaggtgggcggggcaccaaGGTGGGTGAAGCACCAAGGTGAGCGGGGCaccaaggtgggcggggcaccaaGGTGGGTGGGGCACCAAGGTGGGTGAAGCaccaaggtgggcggggcaccaaggtgggcggggcaccaaGGTGGGTGGGGCACCAAGGTGGGTGAAGCACCAAGGTGAGCGGGGCaccaaggtgggcggggcaccaaggtgggcggggcaccaaggtgggcggggcaccaaggtgggcggagcaccaaggtgggcggggcaccaaggtgggcggggcaccaaggtgggcggggcaccaaggtgggcggggcaccaaggtgggcggggcaccaaGGTGGGTGAAGCACCAAGGTGAGCGGGGCaccaaggtgggcggggcaccaaggtgagcggggcaccaaggtgggcggggcaccaaggtgggcggggcaccaaggtgggcggggcaccaaggtgagcggggcaccaaggtgagcggggcaccaaggtgagcggggcaccaaggtgggcggggcaccaaggtgggcggggcaccaaggtgggcggggctgtggTCCTTAAGGGGCAGCGGCCACCATCGGTGagcggaagagggcggggcTCGACCCAAAcacgccccctccctccaggagtTGTATTCACGCTGCTTTGATCGACGGGCGGGATGGAtcccctgaaccaatcagggaagagatgcttCGCCTTGATTGGTCCGAAGTGGGCCGGGAGCCAGATCCTCTGACGCGGAGGCGGGGGCTCAACTGGACCAGCTGGTCTGACCTATCGGAGGGGCCGGGACCCGTCCCCAGGGGTGTCTGACTCTCTGTGCCCCGGCAGGTGATCCCAGTGTACCAGCAGGGCTCCCAGTTCCAGCCCACCGCCATCGAGATGGTGGACGGCCAGACCAGCCCCCCCCAGCTGCTCACGGAGTCCGACCTCATCGCCCTGATGGAGAAGCACGGCATCGGTACGGGTCCCTCCTCTCCGTCACTAGAGGATCCTCTAGTGCTACCTGGTCTCCTCTGGGGTCCAGACAGCACTAGAGGATCCTCTAGTGCTGCCCCAGAGGAGACCAGGCAGCACTAGAGGATCCTCTAGTGCTGCCTGGTCTCCTCTGGGGTCCAGGCAGCACTAGAGGATCCTCTAGTGCTGTCTGGACCCCAGAGGAGACCAGGGGGCGACCAGAGGCGACCAGGCAGCACCAGAGGATCCTCTAGTGCTGTCTGGACCCCAGAGGCGACCAGGCAGCACTAGAGGATCTACTGGTGCTGTCTGGagcccagaggagagaccaggcaGCACTAGAGGATCCTCTAGTGCTGTCTGGACCCCAGAGGCGACCAGGCAGCCtgctacagccccccccccggtgcgGTGTGTGTCATGGTGCTGCTGTGACGGTTTCAGGGACGGACGCGACCCACGCCGACCACATTGAGACCATCAAGAGCCGCATGTACGTGGGGCTGACCGCCGACCAGCGCTTCCTGCCCGGAGAGCTGGGCATGGGCCTGGTGGAAGgtacgcacgcgcacgcacgcacgcacgcacacgcacacgtacacatgcactcaaatacacatacaggcatagatgcacacacactgaatgtaACCCAGAcccacatcccccccctccaggctacAACTCCATGGGCTACGAGATGTCGAAGCCCAACCTGCGCTCGGAGCTGGAGGCGGACCTGAAGCTGGTCTccgagggcaggaaggacaAGACCAGCGTGCTGAGGAACTACATCCACAAGTACAAACACGTGTTCCAGGAGTCTGTCCGCTGCGCCAAGAAGTGAGGAGCCGTCCTggacctgagtgtgtgtgtgtgtgtgtgtgtgtgtgtgtgtgtgtgtgtgtgtgtgtgtgtgtgtgtgtgtgtgtgtgtgtgtgtgtgtgtgtgtgtgtgtgtgtgtgtgtgtgtgtgtgtgtgtctcctgtgtgtgtgtctcctgtacctgtgtgcgtgtgtctcctgtacctgtgtgcgtgtgtcctgtacctgtgtgtgtgtgtgtgcgtgtgtcctgtacctgtgtgtgtgtgtgtgtgtgtgtgtctcctgtccctgtgtgtgtctgtacctgtgtgcgtgtgtgtgtgtgtgtgtgtgcgtgtgtctcctgtacctgtgtgtgtgtgcgtgtgtgtgtgtgtctcctgtccctgtgtgtgtgtctctaatgtCGGTGTGGCCCCCCAGGCTGGACGAGGCCCTGGCCCCCTATCTGGGCGCGGCCCTGGAGTTCACGGAGGCCCAGCAGGAGGCGCTGGAGCTCCCCCTGCCCGTACGCCGCTGCCCCGGCTGTGGACGGGACATGGTGCTGAGGACCAAGAGggagggctctgggtgagggggggggacagggtgcTGAGGACCAAGAGggagggctctgggtgagggggggggacagggtgcTGAGGACCAAGAGggagggctctgggtgagggggggggacagggtgcTGAGGACCAAGAGggagggctctgggtgagggggggggacagggtgcTGAGGACCAAGAGggagggctctgggtgagggggggggacagggtgcTGAGGACCAAGAGggagggctctgggtgaggGGGCGGGACAGGGTGCTGAGGACCAAGAGggagggctctgggtgagggggggggacagggtgcTGAGGACCAAGAGggagggctctgggtgaggggggggggggggggctctgggtgagggggggggggggctctgggtgaggggggggggggagggctctgggtgaggggggggggggggggctctgggtgaggggggggggggggagggctctgggtgaggggggggggggggctctgggtgagggggggctctgggtgaggggggggggggggagggctctgggtgaggggggggggggctctgggtgagggggggggggggggctctgggtgagggggggggggggggggctctgggtgagggagggctctgggtgagggggggggggggggctctgggtgaggggggggggggggggggggctctgggtgagggggaggggggagcagatGCTGGAGACTACTATTGAGTGGAGGCCGTGGTGTTCTGACCGCTCTTCCTGAACGCTCCTTCCTGTGGCCTCCAGGAAGTTCATGTCCTGCACGGGCTACCCAGAATGCAAGGCGGCGGTGTGGTTCCCGGACACGGTGCTGGAGGTCAGCCGTGACGACAGCGTCTGTGACACCTGTCAGCCCCGCCCTGTTCACATGTGAGTGGTCGCATGACCGGCTGCAACACCCCCCCAACCCAGGGGGGCCACGCATCACTAGCACCAGTCGGCCAAATCACCGGACGAGGGCCGTCCTATCAGAGGCCCTCCCCTCGTCACCTGGTCTCCAGCTCATGCATGTTTCCTATCGGGGGTCATGGCTGATCGCTTCCCCCTGCAGTCTGTAATCACACTGTAACCATCACCCTGGCCCAGTAGAGGAGAAGACTAACGCAGAGCACGCAGCAACCCTCACGCTGGTACGATctatacagctctatacagCTCATCTCAGCCCCAGGGTGAGATGAGCTGTACagggcccctccccccgcccagGGAGGGGGGCGTGAGGCCGTACACACTGACTTCGTCCAAAGTTGGTGCGCAGCGAGATAAAGTGTTCCACACCAACAGCTGTTACCATAGCGACCAACCGAGTGTAGAACTCCAAGTTGAACTACTTATTTTTAACCCTCCTCAGAAGGAGGTGATTGGCTAGAACAGGACGACCACTGTTGTTCTGCTGGACACGCGTGCCTTCCTCTGGTTTGATCGTATCCTAGGTGAAACATGAAGGCCTGGGGCGGCGCCTTGCCCCCCGCCCTCACCCTCTGCCCCCTGTGACCCCTCAGGTTAAAGTTCAAGTTCCGCAGAGGCAGCCTTCCTCCAATGATGCCTCTGGAGTTCGTGGGCTGCATCGGGGGTTGTGACGAGACTCTGAGGGAGGTGCTGGACCTCAAGTACCtccggggtggaggaggtggaggaggaggaggaggaggtggtggaggaggaagaggaggaggaggaagaggaggaggaggtggtagaggaggaggcaatggaggaggaggaggtggtgtcggCCGCCCACCCCCATCCAGGGCGGGGCCGGCCCGAccgcccccccttcctgctccgGCCCCCTCTTGGGCCCCCCAGGCCCCGGGCCCCAGAGCAGGCGGCCTGGGGGGGCCCGGCGCCGGGGGCAACGTGGTGGAGTGTAACTGCAGTCAGAACGCCCTGCTGCTCACCGTGCGCAAGGACGGGCCCAACCAGGGCCGGCAGTTCTACAAATGTAACAGCGGCGTCTGCAACTTCTTCCTGTGGGCGGATCAGCCAGAGCAGCAGGGGGCGCAGCAGGGGGCGCAGCAGGGGGGCCCCCCCTCCAGACCCTCCCAGCCCCACAGGCCGTCTCTGGGCTTTGGGAACGGCCCCcctgtggggggcggggggccggggtccGCTGCAGAGACCATGTGCAACTGTAACGAGGTGGCGGTGACGCGCACGGTGCAGAAGGACGGCCCGAACAAGGGACGCACGTTCAACACCTGCAGCCGGCCCCGGGACCAGCAGTGTGAGTTCTTCCAGTGGGCCGACGAGAACGTGCCTCCAGGTaaacacacaggtaacacacacctgcacaggtaacagacacacacctgcacaggtaacagacacacacctgcacaggtaacagacacacacctgcacaggtaacagacacacacctgcacaggtaacGGACAGACACCTGCACAGGTAACGGACAGACACCTGCACAGGTAACGGACAGACACCTGCACAGGTAACGGACAGACACCTGCACAGGTAACGGACAGACACTTGCTCAGGTGAAGGACACACTTGCTCAGGTAAATGACAGACACCTGCCCAGGTAACGCGTAGAGGGGTGCTCAGGTAATGGGTAGACACCTGCACAGGTAAAGGATAAACAATCTTTATGTTAGTCCAGAAGGGTTTATGCATCCTGGTGCCGCAGAACAGAATTGACAGAGCTAAATCTGAGCCTCCATCCACTTGGACACATGTGAGGCTTGTAGTGGGTGGAAGAAAGTTAACGTTGAGGTTACTTTCCAAGGAGGGGGGCGCCATCTGATTGGACCAGGGAATTGTTTACACAACTCCTCAGAATGTTGATTGCTGCTCATTGCCGATAACCCCAGTAGTTGTTTTAGAGGTCTTGAATCCATCAGTAGAGGAAGCAAATCAAGAGCAGAACATTCAGTCCTGCTCCTGTTACATAACGGCCAGGGAAGTAGTTCAACCATCGCTCACAGCTCATGTCTCCCAGGCTAGATCATGTATCTTGATTCAAACGATCAACCGCTGTCCCTTAAACGGCTCATTTTATCCTCCACATGAAATGCACGCATGCATTGGTGGAGACCTGTTCTGAAAGTCACCCAGCGCGGTGGCCCCTAAGGAGAGGAGCGCTGGCTTTGTCTCAGGACCCGGTGGGAGTCGTCAAggtgctgcggggggggggggggtcacgctCCCGGTTGTTGGGACATGTGGATCCGAAGGCAGCAGACCTGAGGGCAGCCATCCACACCACACCAGCTGACAGCCGGCCGGAGCAGCCGGTCAGGGAGGGAGGGCCCCTCTGTTGGGCCCCCGGCCCCTCAACACACTCCTggctctcctttctcctctggcTGTCATGGTTACCTAACGCCCAGCTCTCTCCTGTGTCCCAGGGTCagaaggaggacgaggaggaggaggtggaggaggaggttacagtggtggaggaggaggagattacaatagaggaagaggaggaggaggaggtggtggaggtggaggaggaggcggcgtggTGAAGAAGGTGAGGAAGCAGGCGGGGGCCTCCTCCTCTGGCGCGCCTCCTGCCACTAAGAAACCCCGGACCTGTGGCATCTGCCACACACCCGGACACACCCGCACCACCTGCCCCCAGCGGTGACAtcacagccccgcccccagcagtGACACCACAGACCCGCCCCCAGCGGTGACATCACAGACCCGCCCCCAGCGGTGACATCACAGCGGTCTTCAGGGGGGCTGCTGGTGTTTctaaggagaggaggagtcggGGGTTAGTGGGGTTAGTGGGTTAGTGGGTTAGACGATGGGCTGAGGTGGGCTGTGTGTGATTGGCCGAGGGGCCGATGACGGTGCAGAGATGGGTTCAAAGTGGACATGAATGTTTGAACCAGATGTATTTGATGGAATGATTTTAAACTATGGTAATGATCCCAGTATTTTTGTTGACCAAGAAAGTTTTATTTGTTGGCATGattgtaaataaaaaaacgatATTTCAACCTTTTGATGTTGCACATCTGTACAAATGTAAGCCAACCGAAGCTATCAAAGATCAAA comes from Gadus macrocephalus chromosome 2, ASM3116895v1 and encodes:
- the top3a gene encoding LOW QUALITY PROTEIN: DNA topoisomerase 3-alpha (The sequence of the model RefSeq protein was modified relative to this genomic sequence to represent the inferred CDS: inserted 1 base in 1 codon), with product MLGRWPAGRSWLRTGLQHLRTRWCSTREEGPQRPADDMIRRTPIQRVLCVAEKNDAAKCIAEIMSDXRARRREGMSKFNKIYEYDYHLFGQNVSVSMTSVSGHLLGLEFKAPFQKWHSCNPVMLFDAVVEKYCPENMVQIKRSLEKEVRSVQALVIWTDCDREGENIGFEVIDVCKAVKPSLQVFRARFSEITPNSIRRACEALTAPDANVSDAVDVRQELDLRIGASFTRFQTMRLQKIFPVSLANQLISYGSCQFPTLGFVVERFKAIQAFIPETFYKIKVLHEMEQEEKVEFSWKRNRLYNHTACLVLYQMCMEDPMATVTSVTSKPKSKWRPLPLDTVEMEKLSSRKLKINAKETMKIAEKLYTQGFISYPRTETNIFPKDLALGPLVEHQTQSPSWGAFAQRVLEQPGGPNPRQGKKTDQAHPPIHPTKYGANLQGNEGRVYEFIVRHFLACVSQDAVGQETVVDIDIAHERFSASGLMIIARNYLDVYPYDRWSTKVIPVYQQGSQFQPTAIEMVDGQTSPPQLLTESDLIALMEKHGIGTDATHADHIETIKSRMYVGLTADQRFLPGELGMGLVEGYNSMGYEMSKPNLRSELEADLKLVSEGRKDKTSVLRNYIHKYKHVFQESVRCAKKLDEALAPYLGAALEFTEAQQEALELPLPVRRCPGCGRDMVLRTKREGSGKFMSCTGYPECKAAVWFPDTVLEVSRDDSVCDTCQPRPVHMLKFKFRRGSLPPMMPLEFVGCIGGCDETLREVLDLKYLRGGGGGGGGGGGGGGGRGGGGRGGGGGRGGGNGGGGGGVGRPPPSRAGPARPPPLPAPAPSWAPQAPGPRAGGLGGPGAGGNVVECNCSQNALLLTVRKDGPNQGRQFYKCNSGVCNFFLWADQPEQQGAQQGAQQGGPPSRPSQPHRPSLGFGNGPPVGGGGPGSAAETMCNCNEVAVTRTVQKDGPNKGRTFNTCSRPRDQQCEFFQWADENVPPGSEGGRGGGGGDYNRGRGGGGGGGGGGGGGVVKKVRKQAGASSSGAPPATKKPRTCGICHTPGHTRTTCPQR